In a genomic window of Gossypium arboreum isolate Shixiya-1 chromosome 9, ASM2569848v2, whole genome shotgun sequence:
- the LOC108451092 gene encoding uncharacterized protein LOC108451092, whose amino-acid sequence MESLNGINNHSSLPSTHKKPDLSAASRDRFLEGITVLLSRWHGLQMAVQNQWGGLDSFQKSQQLAADVFSWFIQSKAHRVEDLEYLLHESMLLSLNTEIEDGSIEEVAEQLMIMHEEYLHGNHQTNQILDVVEE is encoded by the exons ATGGAATCCTTGAATGGGATAAACAACCATTCAAGTTTGCCCTCAACTCATAAAAAGCCCGACTTATCAGCAGCCTCCCGTGATCGTTTCCTTGAAGGAATTACAGTGCTTCTTTCTCGATGGCATGGTCTTCAAATGGCCGTCCAAAACCAATGGGGCGGCCTTGATTCCTTTCAGAAATCCCAACAGCTTGCCGCTGATGTCTTCTCTTGGTTCATTCAATCCAAag CACATCGGGTAGAAGATTTAGAATACTTGCTTCATGAAAGCATGCTACTATCTCTAAATACAGAGATTGAGGATGGTAGCATCGAGGAG GTAGCAGAACAATTGATGATTATGCATGAGGAATACTTGCACGGAAATCATCAGACAAACCAAATATTGGATGTAGTGGAGGAATGA